A single genomic interval of Cellulosilyticum sp. I15G10I2 harbors:
- a CDS encoding YvrJ family protein, with amino-acid sequence MEELLVQVGNVGFPIVLSMYLLVRLEGKMEQLATSISKLTAVLEEKR; translated from the coding sequence ATGGAAGAGCTCTTGGTCCAAGTTGGCAACGTAGGCTTCCCTATTGTCCTCTCAATGTACCTTTTGGTAAGGCTAGAAGGCAAAATGGAGCAACTTGCAACAAGTATTTCCAAGCTTACAGCAGTACTTGAAGAAAAAAGATAG
- a CDS encoding DUF2922 domain-containing protein, which produces MAEITKKSLVLTFKTAGNKEVSLTITKPSNGITGQDISTAMDTMIAAGGYGDGDLVTEKLTAKYVTQQVENISLI; this is translated from the coding sequence ATGGCAGAGATTACAAAAAAATCACTGGTACTTACCTTTAAAACAGCAGGTAATAAAGAAGTAAGTTTAACAATTACAAAACCAAGCAACGGGATTACGGGGCAAGATATCTCAACAGCTATGGATACAATGATAGCAGCAGGCGGCTACGGCGACGGAGATCTTGTAACTGAAAAACTTACAGCAAAATACGTGACACAGCAAGTTGAAAACATTTCCCTCATATAA
- a CDS encoding DUF1659 domain-containing protein: MAVTAEVKGVKLILKLNKGSQTVSNCSQSATDDALYAIGGAVASLQQEEVTNLTKVVETILIAE, translated from the coding sequence ATGGCAGTAACAGCAGAAGTAAAAGGTGTTAAGCTCATCTTAAAGCTTAACAAAGGTTCGCAGACAGTCTCAAACTGCAGCCAAAGTGCAACCGACGATGCACTCTATGCAATAGGCGGCGCGGTAGCGAGTCTGCAGCAAGAGGAAGTGACAAACCTTACCAAAGTAGTAGAGACAATCCTTATAGCTGAGTAA
- a CDS encoding GntP family permease, with product MAQEFIASPERLIMAAVIGMAVLLLLIIVFKLQAVVAIIISAVVIGVSVGMPYPMITATIEKGIGSTLQGIALLVGLGSMFGAILEISGGAQRIALTMVRKFGDNKAAWALGITGLVISMPVFFDAGLIILIPLAFSLAKSTKKSALCYGIPLLAGLAVGHAFIPPTPGPVLVATMLNVDLGLVIAVGLVVGTCAMIVAGPIFGNYIGSKIYVPVPKSIADTPDYDESKLPKFITVVTIIFIPLVLILLNTVSGVIPALSGVAPFFKFIGTPFISLTIATLVAMFILGVKHGYTREELEKIMTKSLAPTGMILLVTAGGGVLRWMLQDSGLGQMIGDLVAVSSLPLIVVAFVVAALVRISVGSATVAMTMAAGVMASMPEIANLSQLHLAAMVSAIAGGATVMSHFNDSGFWLVKSLFDIDEKTTLKSWTVMETLVGGVGFIAALIISLFA from the coding sequence ATGGCACAGGAGTTTATAGCGTCGCCAGAGAGACTTATTATGGCGGCAGTGATTGGGATGGCGGTACTATTGCTGCTTATTATTGTCTTTAAGCTGCAGGCGGTTGTTGCGATTATTATTAGTGCGGTAGTGATAGGGGTAAGTGTAGGTATGCCTTATCCGATGATTACGGCGACGATTGAAAAGGGTATTGGCAGTACTTTGCAGGGGATTGCGCTGCTTGTAGGTCTTGGCTCGATGTTTGGAGCTATTCTTGAGATATCGGGCGGGGCGCAGCGTATTGCACTCACTATGGTAAGGAAGTTTGGTGATAATAAAGCAGCTTGGGCGCTTGGTATTACAGGACTTGTTATTTCAATGCCAGTGTTTTTTGATGCAGGGCTTATTATATTGATTCCTCTTGCATTTAGTCTCGCAAAAAGTACTAAGAAATCAGCGCTTTGTTATGGTATTCCGCTTCTTGCAGGTCTTGCGGTAGGACATGCTTTTATTCCGCCAACACCAGGGCCAGTACTTGTGGCGACCATGTTAAATGTAGATTTAGGGCTTGTTATTGCTGTGGGTCTTGTTGTCGGAACTTGTGCGATGATTGTAGCAGGACCTATATTTGGTAATTACATAGGCAGTAAGATATATGTGCCTGTACCTAAAAGTATAGCGGATACACCAGATTATGATGAATCAAAACTTCCTAAATTTATAACGGTAGTTACGATTATCTTTATTCCACTTGTACTTATCTTATTAAATACAGTTTCAGGAGTTATTCCTGCACTTAGCGGTGTAGCACCATTCTTTAAGTTTATAGGGACACCTTTTATTTCATTAACAATAGCTACCCTTGTTGCAATGTTTATACTAGGGGTTAAGCATGGTTATACAAGAGAAGAACTCGAAAAGATTATGACAAAATCACTTGCACCTACAGGTATGATTTTACTTGTTACAGCAGGTGGTGGAGTCCTCAGATGGATGCTTCAAGACTCAGGCCTTGGACAGATGATCGGTGATCTAGTAGCTGTAAGCAGCCTGCCGCTTATCGTCGTAGCTTTTGTTGTTGCAGCGCTTGTAAGAATATCTGTAGGTTCAGCAACGGTAGCCATGACAATGGCAGCGGGCGTTATGGCTTCTATGCCGGAGATCGCAAACCTTTCACAACTTCACCTGGCAGCAATGGTTTCAGCTATAGCCGGCGGTGCAACTGTAATGAGTCACTTCAACGATTCAGGCTTCTGGTTGGTTAAATCCTTATTTGATATCGATGAAAAAACAACCCTAAAATCTTGGACAGTAATGGAAACCCTCGTAGGAGGCGTAGGCTTTATAGCGGCACTTATTATTTCTCTTTTTGCTTAA